ATGCCTGTCGCAGAGAAAAATCGAGTTGAAGGGAATCAGAAAGCGGATCTGATGCCCGTCGCGAAGAAAAATCGAGCTGAAGGGAATCAGAATGGGGATCAGGTGCCCGTCGCAGAGAAAAATCAAGCTGAAGGGAACCAGAAAGCGGATCTGATGCCCGTCGTGTAGAAAAATCGAGCTGAAGGGAATCAGAAATCGAATCTGATGCCCGTCGTGTAGAAAAATCGAGTTGAAGGGAATCAGAAAGTGAATCTGATGCCCGTCGCGGAGAAAAATCGAGTTGAAGGGAAACAGAAAGCGGATCTGATGCCCGTCGCGGAGAAAAACCAAGCTGAGGGGAATCAGAAAGGGGATCAGGTGCCCGTCATGGAGAAACATCGAAATGAAGGGAACCAGAATACGAATCTGATTCCACTCCAAGAAAAAATTCAAGCGGAAGGGAAACAGATTATTGAAAACCAGACGCTCTGTCCCTTGAAGAAAAGGTTATTGCCGCATCCTTCTTGAATATAAATGAGTAAAACCTGTATATGGAGGGCTGATTATGGCTTTCGTTTCAATCTATACGGTCGGCAGGCTAAAACATGCCAATGACCACCCTGCTTCTCAGGAGTTTTTTGAAGTAGGGGATAGTGTGTTTCGTCAGGCAAATGATTCCGGAAAAATGATAGATGCGCTTTCACCAAAGGGAGTCCCTTTCCCTGAAAATCTTATAGAGGGGGATGGTGCCCCGATTCTTACACTGACAGTATGGAAAGACCTTCAATCCTTATTTCGCTTTACTTACTCAGGCCTGCATAGGCAAGCGTTGAGAGATAGGAGCAAATGGATGCAGCCTTATCAAGAAACCCACCTTTCCTATGTAATGTGGTGGACAGAAATGGTGAAGGATGTCACATGGAAAGAAGCATTCAAGAGGTACGACCATTATATTCAGAATGGGTCGACTGCTTTTGCATTTGATTTTAAGCATGCCTTTGATGAAAAAGGAGAGGAGTGTTCGGTTAAGTAGCGGACAATAAACAAACAAGGGACAGATGCCCTGTCCCTTGTTAATCATTTAATCCCTTTCCATCGAGGATGTGCTGCGTATATTTTTCAACCCTGGCCGTTCGTGTTTTCGATTGTTTCGCTTTAGAAAAATAAAGAAGATAGGCTCGTTGCCGTCCAGGCGTCAATTCTTCAAATGCCGCTTTCAAGTCAGGCATCTCATCGAATTTATGTTGAAGTTCTTCAGGGATGGCGTAATCTTCATTCTTTTTGAACTCCACTTCCAAACCGGCTTTTTCAACTTCGATGGCTTGTTGGATATAGGCTTTCAAGACCGGTTCCAATTCATTGATTTCCTCTACATTGGTGAAGCGGATCTGGCGCGCAGCCTGTACATTTTCCGTTTGCTGGATAAGAATGTTTTGAGGATCCTTTACTAACGAGCCTTTATGAAACAGCAGTGCACAATATTCTTTAAACCCATGGATCAACACGACGTTTTTTCCATCAAGGGTGTAACAAGGGTGCATCCATTTGAAATCTTCCGTCAGCCCGCAGTCTAGAATGATTTCCCTCAACTTTTCATATTCTGCTTTCCACTTTTTTGATTTGCTTAAATAATCATCAACCTTTGGATTCAATTTAATGTCGGCCATCTATAAACACTCCTTTTTGACTTGCTTCTGTTTACGATTGTCATAATGCCATTTTAAGTTAATTCATAAGTCCCGTCCATGATTCGGAGGGGTTCCTTATAGTATTGTCCATTTGATGGAAGAAGTAATTGGATTAAATTGAATATTATGAAATAATTGGTATATAGGGATGGCGAAAATGAAATTAGAAGGGGGCGTTGGATATTAACATCTGGATGTACATAGCGGTTTTTGCCGCCCAAGTAATCGGAGGCGCCATAGCACTTGCGGTGTTTTCGTCTATCCACATGAACAACAGGACGAAAGGATTTGTGAGTCTGGCAATTATCATTTTAGGGATGATTTATTCTGTATTTCAAGGGTTTACTCTTTCACAGACAATGGGAATCGGGATGACGTTCATTTACTTATTCTTATTTGCCGTCACCTACTTTATCCAAAGACGGAAAAAGGAAAGCGGCATTATTTCTTAAAGAAGGAGCATACGAATTTGGTGAAGTATTAGTCGGAAATGCTGTCGTCGTTGACCTTTAGCTTGTTGATTTAACAGCTTTTCTGATAAAGATTCATCGGATGGTGTTGATCGGAGCGAGCATTCTTCCGCGGAAATCAACTTTCCTATTAAGAGCAGTAAACATTACGAAAAGAGCCTAAAAGTTATCAAAAGTATACGGGACAGGTGGGGAAATGGATCAAAAAGAAAATGGTTATTACGGCTATGAAAAAATAGAAAAGTTATCGAAATTGTGCAAATTCACGAATTGCCAGCATATAAGCGAACCACATTGCGCAGTAAAAAAAGCAATTGCTGATGGTACTCTCTCACAAGAGTCCTTCAATAACTTTTATAGAGATAAGAAAGAAAAAGAACATATCTCCAACCAAAAGAATAAGACGAAGGCAGTTGACTATATGAAGCAAAGGAAGCTTTTCCAAAATCCTTTTTCAATTGAAAACAGTTAAGGGGGAAATATGCTGAAACAAGTAGTAGAAAAGATCATTTATTTTGTCTTCACGGTATTTATTTTTATCGTCTTATGGAAGCTGATGGCTGTATTTTGGGACAAATTTGTGCCCTGGAATTATAAAACCGACCTCTTGGGACTGTGTGTGGTCACACCATTATTAATCGCACTGTCATTTATATTATCAAGCTTGTCTTTTAAAGTCATAAAAGCCTCTAAATGAATGTTCACTCTTATTTTGACTGCCATCATAACGAAACGTATGACGAAAAATGTCATGCGTTTTTTTATGCCATGTTCAAAATGCCTTTGACAAAACTAATGATATTAGTTATATTGAAACTAACGTTATTAGTTTTATAAAAACGACTCGAGAGGGATGGGGAAATTGAAGGTCATTCAAGAAAGCAGTACGTACCAACTGACGTTTATGCCACGGTTGTTTCCTGTCAGCTGCTATTTGGTGGATGAAGGGGAAGGTTTAACGCTGATTGATGCAGCTTTGCCGAATAGTGCCGCATCGATCTTACAAGCAGCGGAAAGGATCGGGAAGCCGATTAATCGCATTGTGCTGACCCACGGACATATGGACCATGTAGGGGCATTGGATAAACTGAAAAGTCAGCTGCCCCACGCATCCGTTTATATTTCCAAGCGTGATTCCCGCCTGCTGCATGGGGACAGTTCTTTGGACCCTGGAGAAATTCATCCTATTAAGGGAGGGGTCGCTAAAAATATTCAAACGCAGGCGGATGTCCTGATTAATGACGGTGACAGGATCGGTTCTTTGATCGCCATTTCATCCCCGGGCCACACGCCGGGATCGATGTCCTTTTTCGATGAAAGGAACGGACACCTTATTGTAGGAGACAGCTTCCAAACGCGTGGAGGCATTGCCGTATCGGGGAAAATGAAGCCGCTTTTCCCATTTCCTTCTTTCGCTACATGGAACAAGGAAACTGCAGTGG
The sequence above is drawn from the Falsibacillus albus genome and encodes:
- a CDS encoding DUF3291 domain-containing protein, which gives rise to MAFVSIYTVGRLKHANDHPASQEFFEVGDSVFRQANDSGKMIDALSPKGVPFPENLIEGDGAPILTLTVWKDLQSLFRFTYSGLHRQALRDRSKWMQPYQETHLSYVMWWTEMVKDVTWKEAFKRYDHYIQNGSTAFAFDFKHAFDEKGEECSVK
- a CDS encoding YdeI/OmpD-associated family protein, whose translation is MADIKLNPKVDDYLSKSKKWKAEYEKLREIILDCGLTEDFKWMHPCYTLDGKNVVLIHGFKEYCALLFHKGSLVKDPQNILIQQTENVQAARQIRFTNVEEINELEPVLKAYIQQAIEVEKAGLEVEFKKNEDYAIPEELQHKFDEMPDLKAAFEELTPGRQRAYLLYFSKAKQSKTRTARVEKYTQHILDGKGLND
- a CDS encoding MBL fold metallo-hydrolase — its product is MKVIQESSTYQLTFMPRLFPVSCYLVDEGEGLTLIDAALPNSAASILQAAERIGKPINRIVLTHGHMDHVGALDKLKSQLPHASVYISKRDSRLLHGDSSLDPGEIHPIKGGVAKNIQTQADVLINDGDRIGSLIAISSPGHTPGSMSFFDERNGHLIVGDSFQTRGGIAVSGKMKPLFPFPSFATWNKETAVASARKLAGLQPELLAVGHGKWIKQPLTKMKMAISEAEKGLG